In Lolium rigidum isolate FL_2022 chromosome 3, APGP_CSIRO_Lrig_0.1, whole genome shotgun sequence, the genomic window ctaatagcacgctatagcatatctggagagccgacgctacgctatttcggcgctatagcgcgctattcgcgttaatagcacgctataacatgctaatagcgtatttttagacccacgctattttgttatagcgcgctatttttttccttggttatGATAGATGCCAATACATTATGACTAACATCCATGGAGAAACGGCATTGCTGCGGTGACTTCTCATGTTTAAAAGATAGTTTTGTATAAATGCTGAAGTAGAAGAGAAAATAACGCCAACATGAAATTATTTTTTACGACAAATTATGTCACACTGATTTCTTGCTGAAGGAAGTTGCGCTCTTATAATTAAAGCATGCATACTGTGCGCAGGCGTGTCAAATACTTCAGCATGCAAATGTTAGTCCAGAGGCTCTACTTGGCCAATAGAGTGCAAATAAAGGTTGTCTGAAGCAAAGCGTGGCTTTCAAAAACCAACACCGGTGTATTCATCATAGGACAAACTCATGACGCCAGAGAATATGAACTCACTGATGGCTGCTTAATTACGGATCTAACCAACCAATGAAACCCAAATTAGCCAAACACACGGCATATTCTGGAAGAAAAAATCACAAAGAAAGTCATATCGTGGATATCTTCTTTGCGGAACTCGCTGGACCACGTCAAAATCCAAACCTCGTTGTAGTCCTGCGACACGACAAATCGGGATCTGTGAGCAAATGATATAACTGCATGGGAAATAGTTTCATGCTTCGAGCCAGCCACAAACGCTTGAGAGTTGTTGCAGACTGCTCGGAACCTCAGCAGGAGGAGAAAATATATGGCTCCCTCATTCTTGAGTGTTCTAGCTCTCCGGCTCCTAGTCCTCTGGATCAGCCACCATGGCCATCATCGATGGCCGTTTGTTTGGGTCACTGGACTATATGAGGAGATAGATAGACAGAGAGATGCCATGTTTATATAAGCAAGCATAGGAATAGGAAGAGATGGCGTCGTTTGAAGCCGATGAGATGGAAACGGCCGATGAGTAACAACACTAAGTGGATAATAGAGAACGAAAATGCTTTGCATTAACGTTTGAAGCGATATAGAAGAAGTAACGGGCGAAGACACAAGACAGAGGATGGAATTGAAGCGCTCTGGGGAAAATAAAGGAACAGGGCCATTGGATGACGTGGGTATCTTATTTAGAGATGGATGATGTGGAGACATGTATGATGTGGCAGCTTAGGATTGCTTAGTGATGCTTGATGATGTGgacagcttgcatgttgagagaaatacttttagtgggttgctcaaatttagatattatagataaatGGGAAAGATGGTTGCACTTGGTGGAACGTCTCATGCAGGTTGAGTTGTGAAATAAGACGTTTTTAAATGGAAATTAGAAACGGACGGTCACTTTATGGTCAAATCTATGTATCTAGACATGATAAACAGTCATACAAGGTGTAAATACATTTGGAAGATTATTGTTCCACTTAAAATCAGAAAGGCAATTTTTACTAAGGATAATCTAGATGTTGTTTTTGTGACTAGGAGGAGGGCTGGCAATTTTGATGCAAGGTGTTTCATGTTATTTTCTActtttagatggttgattcatATTGCAACTCTATGTGATCATAATTTGTAGAACAGGTTTTAATACCCTTTTGGGAGAAAAAGAAAGTTCGGACTTCTATGTCCAAATCGATAAGGGGTTCGTTCTGTGTGTTTTTGTTATTGTTGTTGACGATTTAGGTGTTCGTTCTGTTCATGTAGCATTCCAGGCTATCAAAGAAAAATTGCAAATCCCTTTACAGATAACTTTACTTCCTCCTGGAATTTTAGATCTAATAGAATATTGAGAAGTGGCACTCccttcgattcatattaattgactccaatataGATGtatcctccgattcatattaattgactccaatataGATATATCGAAGGGAGTATCAAAAATGGATCATGGCTATTTTAAGTTGTTACTCGTAATAACACATCTCAGTTTAGCGATTGGATACAAGCTCTGTCGAGTACCCCTTTCTGTTAAAAAGGTAGCCATGACCTGAGTATCTTCCTACACGAAATTGCAAAAAAGACTCCCCAGACAAGACTGGTTGCTGCTCATGTCGCTTACTAGGCTAGAGATGGAGAAAGAAAGGCACACAACTAAACAGCACCTAAAACTCATCTACATATATGTAGCATTTGATAACCAACCAGGAAGAGAACTTAAAGTCTCATTATCATTGGAAGGTTTTAATATTACCAAAGGCAAGCATAGTGAGATTATTAATAACTTTTATCAGCGGATACAAAACACTTTTCTGGCATCTTGTCAAACTGCAAGTTTGTCAAAGTAACCATTCAGGAGATGAACCAACTAGGGCAGTTCAGGGATAAAAAATAATGAAGCAGAAGAGAATGTCCTTCACGGTCATTTTGAGGGAAATTCCTTATTGCTGCCCCTGTTGATTCGGCGCAACCACACTTGGATATCTGCATGGAAGCAAATTAAAGATCAGAAACCATCTCAGTTCTCAAGCATGAAAGGAATGAAACTTGGAGAAAACAAGTGCACAACTTTTCTTTACGCAAGAACATATTGCCAACACGCTGACTAGCAAAACCTATATGAATTAAGcagtatcttttttcttttttgcaggtAGCATATGAACACTATAAAATGGCTTTACATAATAGAAAGAGAACAATCAATAGCTGATCTGATGGAATTGTTTTTTGAGAAACTGTGCATCTTTGAGGCTATTGGAACGTTCATCAAAATGCGTCAAATTGAGCGATGAATGAACATGCAAATAAGCCATTGGCAATCATCTGGTACTTAAATAATGTTGTATGACATCAAGGCTGCACCTTGCTGGTTCTTCGGAAGGGCACAACCTTCTGTACTTTGACCCTGTAGCAGCCATATTTAAGCTAAGGGTACAGGAAAAATAACTACATAGTTCTACGATTCTGTCATAACTCACAAGGCCCTCCTAGCGGGCATGCTTGGAACGGCTTCTTCCTAGTTCACTCGATTGTATAAATCAAGGATAGTAagttcaaaaagaaaaactaactaGTCATCAGAAAATAAGGATGATGGCAAACCATAAGCACATAGGCACTTGTGAAATGGGCATCGCATGAACTAATATCAATCACTGTACAGTGGTAATTGCTTGTGAATCCATAAGCAACCTGATACTAAGATGGTGAACAGTGCTATTGTTTTATACCCCGGTCCAGATACTTATGTCTGTATTAGTGGTCAACGTACCCAAAACTCTGACTGTGATTTCTAAAATGGCATATACTTGAATGGAGGAAGTAGGTTGTATAAACTAAATTAGTTATGCCTTACCAGGACGGTTCCACTATATAGACAACAAATAGATACCTGATATTTAATCCTGAAATTTTGAACGGTTACATATTTGCTAAGTATAGATTATATAATATTTACCTATGCAGTTAGAAGAACATTAAGGTCTCGACAATCGTCATCAGCTGCTGTCTATGCTAACAAAGCCTAATGGACCATACATGAGCTAGAAGTCTAGAACATTGATAACAAGTTGCTAAATTCAAGTGTATATACCTATCAATTATTTGTCACCTGCTTTCATCAGAATTTGGTAGAACCTACAAGTTCAAGGCAAAGCGCCAAATATTCTTGACTGCTCAGAACAATGttactagcaacatttctagagTCAACTCACATGATTACTCGACCGTGCCCTAGTACAATCAGATTGTAAGAGTGTCTTAATTTGTGCAGTTAACATGAGAGGCGGAAATGTTAAACTAGACCAGTCAGGCAACTGTGTTAGAAAAAACTAATGGTGTCAATTGTAAGAACTTGAACAGTGCAGAACTATCAATAGGCAACCCACTTTGAATCTTCACCAAGATAGCTAAACAAAGTACATGGTATGCATCAAAATATAATTTCAGAGTGTAActacaaaagaccaaataggagcATGCCAGCGTTCTCAGGAACCGTGAGACATTAAACAGGTTTTGGGAACCAGACAGCAACGCATTAGGCTTACAACACATGCATGCCTCTTAATGGAATGTCAGTGACTGGCGAAACACAAAGCACAAGGCACCAGCTCTTAAAACTAAAATCCACTGAAAGCTACGGACAAGCGGATAAAAAAATATACCAGTATCATAGCCCAGATACATAATGACAGGTAATTCACTTCAGTACCGCAAATCAACGAAATGGTAACCCATATGAACTGCTCTTCCTTCACCTGAGCAGCACCGCAAATCTGGCGTATTAACTTAAACACTAACCTGGGCAGCATTAACGAACTCCCAACAATGAGATAAGACAAGGCACTCTAACCTAATGGCAACTGTCACAGCCCACAGAGCATATGACTCTCCATTAATCCAACCAGTAACCGGCAGTCAAATCTACCTCCCAACTTGGCAGCATGAACAGTAATCTGATTTTGCGCATTCTAAAATGGAATATAATTAACAGAGGAAGCTGTATCATGTGGTCTCATACAAAATTTAGCTATGTCTTATGAGTAGGTTCCAATATACGCAATACAATATATATGTGGTCAGAAGAACATTAAGGTCTGGGACATTGTAATTCAGAGCTTATGATGTCAACACTAACCAAGCCTAATGAATCATGCATGAAGTAGGCACTGACAAGTGACAACAAGTTGAATGAACATACTTCTCTTTCACTGGCTTTGATGTGAACAGAGAACAGAGAACAGAGAACCTAAGGTTATCGAACAAAATCCACTACATGCCGATCCAAAGGAGTTACATAGAACCTAAAAGTTCGACGAAAGCATTATCTATATCCTTGACTCTTCATAACAACGTCACCGACATTTATTAAATCGTGAATCTTGTATAATCAGATTACAAGAGTGTCCCAATTAGTGCAGTTCATGTGAGGCTGAAATGCTCCACTGGACCAGCTAGGCAATTGTGTTAAAACTAACTAACAAAGgctgccaaatttaacaaaccaaAACCGCTCGTCCTTCACCAGAGCAGCAGCCTAAACGTAGCATGCTAACTTACACGCCAAACTCCACAAAGTTCACGCAGAACAAACTAAACTAAACCAAGCTGGAGCATTTTTACTGCAGAAGGCACGAAATGCCAACAACCGATAGAGCATTAAGCAGCCGCTGCACCGCAAATCTGGCATATTAACTTAAACAGTAACTAACCTGAGCAGCATGAACGAACTCCCAACTATCAGATAAGACAAGGCACTCTAACCTAATGGCAACTATCACAGCCCACAGAGCATATGACTCTCCATTAATCCAACCAGTAACCGGCAGTCAAATCTACCTGCCCAACCAAATACCCAGGTAGAGGAAGTTGCAGACACACTAACGGTGGCAGCATGAACAGTAATCTGATTTTGCGCATTCTAAAATGGAATATAATTAACAGAGTAAGTTGTATTATGCGGCCTCATGCAAAATTGAGTTATGTCTTATGAGTAGATTCCACTATATGCACCACAATATATATGTGGTTAGAAGAACATTAAGGTCTCGAACAATTGGCATTCAGAGCTTATGGTGTCAACACTAACCAAGCCTAATGAATCATGCATGAAATAGGCACTGACAAGTGACAGCAAGTTGAATGAGCATACTTATCTTTCACTTGCTTCGATGTTAACAGAGAACCTAATGCTATCGAACAAAATCCACTACGTGTCGAATCAAAGGAGTTACATAGAACCTAAAAGTTTGACGGAAGCATTATCTATCTCCTTGACTCTTCATAACAACGTCACCAACATTTGTTAAATCGTGATCTTGTACAATCATATTACACAAGATTGTCCCAATTAGTGCAGTTCATGTGAGGCTGAAATGCTCCACTGGAGACTGGACCAGTGAGGCAATTGTGTTAAAACTAACTAACAAGGgctgccaaatttaacaaacgaaAACCGCTCGtccttcaccggagcagcagccTAAATGTGGCATGCTACTAACTTACACGCCAAACTCCGCAAAGTTCACGCAGAACAAACTGAACTAGACCTAGCTGGAGCAGCTGCAGCAGGCACGAAATGCCAACAACCGATAAAGCATTAGCCAGCCATTCTAACGTGTACAGTGGAAAAGCATCAAATTCCCCATTAATCCAAGCAGCAGGCCACAGCCAAATCTACCTGCCCGACCAAATCCCTAGGCAGAGACAGCAACGGGGGCATCACGAACAGCAAGCGAGATCTGGCAGGAAGCAAGTGACGCACCGGATTGGGTttcaggacgaagagggcgggttGGGGCTGGTGTGGCGGGTGATGAGGTCGTCGTAGGggtcgcggcggccggcggcctggcTGATCTGGGGGTCGGAGGCGAGCTGGGAGTTGAAGCGCTCGAAGGTCCAGAAGCCGTAGGGGCGGAGCGGGAGCGCCCAGGCGGCCTTGGTGCGCTCGCAGCGCTCCTTCATCCGGTAGACGTGCGCCCGCTGCGCCTCGTCCCGCTGCTCCGGGTTCTCCATCAGGCGCAGGATCAGGTTCTCCGCGAACTCCATGATGAAACCCATGGCGGCCTACCTCAGCTCAGCTCCTCTCTCTATCTCGGATCGATCTGTGTGtgagtgttcttcttcctcctcggtcGCGGTCGGCGACTCCTGGTTAGGGATGGTGGGTGGCGAGGAGGCTGCCTGCGGCGATCTCAAAGTGATGACCGGCCCAGTTGGCCCATCACTGGTCGGTGCCTTTAGGTGGGCCGAATttatgccgggcgggcggaattaGCCTAATCCGTCCATTTTATCCTCTGGCGGATCTTACAACTCTGTTCTGTGACTGTAGAAAAGTGAGAACAAAAATGTCTGCCGAGCANNNNNNNNNNNNNNNNNNNNNNNNNNNNNNNNNNNNNNNNNNNNNNNNNNNNNNNNNNNNNNNNNNNNNNNNNNNNNNNNNNNNNNNNNNNNNNNNNNNNgcgctgtggacccgataaaacatgaccggggctcgacggatggtaagaccttaagcggcacctgtcgagttagcaccagtatcccgagatcatgtccgaggacgtgatcttgaagtaggtttttgcggattgccactagagcagttaactagtacctgatccatcagatgaactagccccaattaccattatccctgtacaatatagatatggatgtcaaataaaaatagcaacggcctggagtcgataaaaagaggggttgcgccaagttcttcatcgagtagtacaactcgagcctatgcctaggtgcaagcacctgcccataggctcgggggctactcttatcgagagtattgttcaccctcccgataagatacaagaaagaggaaaaattgtggtatcgattaaagcaagttgagcctacacccaagtccaaacacttggatgtagcctcgggggctactcccatcgggagcgctggtcgcgcacccgatagaaagataacttcgacaacatctacggcaattaaggtttgtagactcaactcgattctacgactcgagtggagccaactcccatcgggagcacatggatttcatcaagttttccagaaatatagttaagttcttcatcgagtagtacaacttgagtctatgcctaagtgcaagcacttgcccatagactcgggggctactcccatcgggagcgctgtcgcgcacccgatgacgagggatcaccttggcgatgcctacgtattgtagactagggttttcgggaagagcgacgatggagattccgggaacgagattaggcacacgacgtacccagcttcgggtcccctcggtggaggatccctacgtgctgctagcaatccactatatgaacacaagtatctttacagggtgccgccataggcggagctatgttgtctatctgctaTCTATCTGTTGGCCCCCTtgctttcgggtgccctggctagctttatatatgcaaccagcctagggttttacaagagtcctagtcgactacttcttcgggttgccttgttgggccttctccatattgggtcttctccatattgggccgagccagtatactaataatgggtacccgaagggtatgcccatgtcgtagcccccgagtttatagggaagtcgaagacttgcgtagaaacccaagcataaccatctccgaagtcgaagaaatacaaggcgaggtccatgccgtagatcatgtgtagcgtagatgatgtcgacgattcttgaaattgtcgggtgcgcggcagcgctcccgatgggagtagcccccgagtctttgagtaagtgcttgcacttaggcatagactcaagttgtactactcgatgaagaacttaactatatttctggaagacttgatgaaatccatgtgctcccgatgggagtaggctccactcgagtcgtagaatcgagttgagtctacaaaccttgattgtcatagatgatgtcgaagttatttttctatcgggtgcgcgaccagcgctcccgatgggagtagcccccgaggctacatccaagtgtttggacttgggtgtaggctcaacttgcttttaatcgataccacaatttttcctctttcttgtatcttatcgggagggtgaacaatactctcgataagagtagcccccgagcctatgggcaggtgcttgcacctaggcataggctcgagttgtactactcgatgaagaacttggcgcagcccctctttttatcgactccaggccgttgctatttttatttgacatccatatctatattgtacagggataatggtaattggggctagttcatccgacggatcggtactagttaactgctctagtggcaatccgcaaaaacctacttcaagatcacgtccccggacatgatctcgggatactcggtgctaactcgacgagtgccgcttaaggtcttaccatccgtCGAGCCCCGGccatgttttatcgggtccacagcgcgtccgccgggatatttcttcacatccgttgatgtggaaaaagtagcagagcgcagtctttggcgatgccacgccacacaggacggacccggggtcttaccttcgcagagttttgcggcattcagagattattcgcgactttggcgctctgagaatattttgtcaagtgccttgttcggctgatgcaatgacccatttcgcgggttcttctatttttctctcgggcttgatgagatagccgaatatattggattcttctatattttcgggttcatcaccgatgctcttgctcggatgaatatgacgagtcaatggacccgaagatttgtccatctttttttttggttcctccttgatgaaaatttcgtcgagttcctccttcaggaaaatttcttcgggtcctccctgaataagatttcgtcgggttctcttttgaagacaatttcgtcgggttctctcaagattttgtcgggttcctccctgaaaaagatttcgtcgggttctcttttgagttcgtcgggttcctccatgaagaagatttcgtcgggttcatccttgaagactTTTTTGTAGGCGCAATTATTCTTTCTGTCGACCTGAGATGTAAagtgaagaagtatggcgcagcctccgagtgtcgggtgcggcgaaagtaaatgataatcaactttatgcaaatcaaaggaacacttagcttattgggcacgacggagtcggcgcgatgaagtcttcgagtgtcaccaaatagcaaaagtggatgccgcgaaattgttgatgaagaaatagccgagcccccgagtgttgctgaggtgatgtcatgattgttgtgtcgcagtcgtgacccgaggcgaaatcgttatcgagcccccgagcgttaggcGTGACGTCAAAATAAGTTGATGGAAtcgcggcgtcatatttggtgaagccatttaagatgaagccatagacaataatatacgaagatgaatcccagatgaagtatttgagatgaatccatattgaagattacgccatttaaATATAgtgcatatattgaagataaatccgtcgatatcatagaggatgaatccattggcccgaagaatccagtaataatcatagaagatgaatccgctgatatcatagaagatgaatccattgacccaaataattcagtaataaccataaaagatgaatccgttaatatcatagaggatgaatccattgacccgaagaatccagtaataaccgtagaagatgaatccgctgatatcatagaggatgaatccattgacccgaataattcagtaataaccatagaaaatgaatccgctgatatcatagaggatgaatccattgacccgaataattcagtaataaccatagaagatgaatccgccaaagaagataaatccagtaacaatcctcgatgataaatccactgacccgaaatgcctcgggtaatgttgtataagagtaaaccagtaatatccatatagatgaatcttataagatgaatccgacaaagacaaaatccaataagccgaacaagatgaatccactgagtcgaagaaggtaatttcactaagctgaaaataaatccactgagccgaagaagataattccATTGATCCGGAGAAGATActtccactaagccgaagaaaagaaatttacgaaataaccgagtatatttgcggTAACGAAGTAATGGAACAGCCCCTAATGTCGGGTGTATTTGCTCTAATGATGTAATGGTGCAACCCCCGAGTATttgggtgtggcgaaagtaaataataattaactATTAAAAGAGGAAGACTTAActttttttttatcgggtgcgacaGAGTCATCGTTGAAGCAAGTCGTGCGACAGACGCAATCGATAtgacggatccttgacgtgcaactCTCGAGCGTGTTGAGTTCTTGATGGCGAGTCTGTGCTTGCCATCTTTGTATCGGATGGAGTAGCGGCGGCGACTCTGTCTGATTTCATCGGGATGGAGTTACGAATCTGCCAGTTAGTGAGCTTGCTTGCCGTAGGTAATATGCTGAGGTAGACAGTCCAGGTAACACATGCGATGATGACTAATTGATTGTGGGATTTGGTCAGCCAGAAATTAGTGTCGTTTCTCTCATTGGTAGCATTAGACCAGCGAATCATCCCGTTCAGCTCCGGCTCGTACGGTCATGTAGATTATTTTGAAGATACCAAAGAAACAAATAATTAGTTAACAGTAGCCCACAAAAAGCTGCCTTCAATCTTGTCTCTTGGCTCCATTAATCGACTCAAGCAGAGaggaaaaaaaaaggcaaaacacatgcatagagtactagatTTGTAGCCTGTCAAGTAATTAAATCTAACATGGAGCAGATAATTGGATAAAAATCACCTGATTTGCTGTTAAGAAGAAGTTGACTTGCAGACTTTTCCGTCGTGAAGCAACAATACTTCCGACTGGTTCCAGGTTACGTACTACACGCGCGTACGAAGAGCAGTCGATCGTGCCGGTAAATCAGGATCGTGAACTCGCTAGCACCGATCGCCGCCGCACTCGAGGAACAGTGTACGTTTGATGACTAGGTGGAGAGATTGTTGATGATGAATCCCGCCCGGATCacgaaatccagtcgccgcgattcccacagacggcgccaattgacgagggatcaccttggcgatgcctacgtattgtagactagggttttcgggaagagcgacgatggagattccgggaacgagattaggcacacgacgtacccagcttcgggtcccctcggtggaggatccctacgtgctgttagcaatccactatatgaacacaagtatctttacagggtgccgccataggcggagctatgttgtctatctgctaTCTATCTGTTGGCCCCCtttctttcgggtgccctggctagctttatatatgcaaccagcctagggttttacaagagtcctagtcgactacttcttcgggttgccttgttgggccttctccatattgggtcttctccatattgggccgagccaggtatactaataatgggtacccgaagggtatgcccatgtcacccgataatttcaagaatcgtcgacatcatctacgctacacatgatctacaacatggacctcgccttgtatttcttcgacttcggagatggttatgattggagtttctacgcaagtcttcgacttccctataaactcggggctacgacatgggcatacccttcgggtacccattattggtatacctggatcggctcggcccaatacggagaaggcccaacaaggcaacccgaagaagtagtcgactaggactcttgtaaaaccctaggctggttgcatatataaagctagccagggcacccgaaataaggaggacaacagataagacagcatagctccgcctacagcggtaccctgtaaacacatctatgatcatatagtagattgctagcagcacgtagggatcctccaccgaggggacccgaagctgggtacgtcgtgtgcctaatctcgctcccggaatctccatcgtcgctctctcccgaaacccaagtctacaatacgtaggcattgccgaggtgatccctcgtcaggcAGAGATCCAGGCGGCCAGATCCCGTCCACTGCTCCGACTACTGGGCATCAAGCCCTCTACCGGCATAAAGCTACTAACCCTAACTACTCTATTTACTCCGGCACCTCCCCTCCACCCATCTcgaccggcggcgccggcgagatcGGCTTTGGTTCGGCCCGGCTTCTTCGAGAAAACTCTTAGGTAGTGTAGCGATgggagagggggagagggggaaatgagtgatacgtctccgacgtatcgataatttcttatgttccatgccacattattgatgatatctacatgttttatacacattatatgtcgtatttatgcattttccggcactaacctattaacgagatgccgaagagccgcttgtcgttttttgcttgtttttggtttcgaaatcctagtaaggaaatattctcggaattggacgaaatcaatgcccgtggtcctatttttgcacgaagcttccgtaagaccgagggggaaaggaagtggggccacgaggcgccgacacaacgagGGCGGTGCGGCTCGGCCCTtgaccgcgcggccctggcgtgtggggccctcgtgtggcccccgcgttgcccttccgcctacttaaagccttcgtcgcgaaacccccgcatcgagagccacgatacggaaaaccttac contains:
- the LOC124700489 gene encoding uncharacterized protein LOC124700489, producing the protein MGFIMEFAENLILRLMENPEQRDEAQRAHVYRMKERCERTKAAWALPLRPYGFWTFERFNSQLASDPQISQAAGRRDPYDDLITRHTSPNPPSSS